From Lolium perenne isolate Kyuss_39 chromosome 5, Kyuss_2.0, whole genome shotgun sequence, a single genomic window includes:
- the LOC127303354 gene encoding uncharacterized protein: MGHVSTSANFHGQESFVAKSVDPDKRRHQRREKYSLMTDEQREEYLRNNRKYKHCRRESGTLFDHNDTIHQLYAFPMYGIYPSVLQLQLHLEDMQPITFKEGDDLDDVVNRPSSTSTMLTEYFKMNEVDPYAKNFLYKEFPEFYKWIKGERYFLRVLMNHVRGATSFQDLKSVNGRLCLNFRESCEQRGLIETDKSLDDCLTEAATFQMPYALRRLFATILVFCEVTQIRSLWDKHLESMSEDYHRDQSNQAAVEQMVLRDIRDLVHSMGKDISIYGLPDLDPVDDDCSNGDCREIQEELSVTFDKEDINMFTTLNKEQRAGFDDILSHVVNKRSQIFFVDGPGGTGKTYLYKALLAKVRSMGQIAIATATSGIASSIMPGGCTAHSRFKIPIKLMDSSTCNFTKQCGTAKLLRRASLIIWDEVAMTKRQTVEVLDRTLQDIMGSALPFGGKVVVFGGDFRQVLPVVTRGTRAQITDATLQRSYLWEKIRKIRLTRNMRAQTDQWFSNYLLRIGNGTEETIGGDYVHLPDDIVIPYTATEEPVNNLIEHVFPSLHENATSGPYMSARAILSTKNEHVDDLNRKLIGRFPGQGKVFYSFDSVEDDPGNSYPLDYLNHLTPNGLPPHELKLKVNCPVILLRNLDPHNGLCNRTRLMIRAFHDNAIDADIVGGQHAGYRVFIPRIPMSPSEDLSLPFKFKRKQFPIRLSFAMTINKAQGQTIPNVGIYLPEPVFSHGQLYVALSRGVSR; the protein is encoded by the exons GTCCACATCTGCAAATTTTCATGGGCAAGAGAGTTTTGTAGCAAAAAGTGTAGATCCTGATAAGAGACGGCATCAACGCAGGGAAAAATACTCGCTCATGACGGATGAACAGAGGGAAGAATATTTGCGCAATAACCGCAAGTATAAGCACTGCAGAAGGGAAAGCGGGACACTGTTTGACCACAACGATACTATACATCAGCTTTACGCTTTTCCAATGTACGGTATCTATCCCTCTGTTCTGCAACTTCAGCTTCACTTGGAAGATATGCAGCCTATCACATTCAAAGAGGGCGATGATCTAGACGACGTCGTCAATCGGCCCTCTTCAACCAGTACAATGCTCACTGAATATTTCAAGATGAACGAAGTGGATCCTTATGCAAAGAACTTCTTGTACAAAGAGTTCCCAGAATTCTACAAGTGGATAAAGG GTGAAAGGTACTTCCTTAGAGTGCTCATGAATCATGTGAGAGGTGCAACGTCATTTCAGGATTTGAAAAGTGTAAACGGCAGACTGTGCTTGAATTTCAGAGAATCGTGTGAGCAAAGAGGTCTCATAGAGACCGACAAGTCACTTGATGACTGCTTGACCGAGGCGGCTACATTCCAAATGCCGTATGCTCTAAGAAGGCTTTTTGCAACAATTCTGGTGTTCTGCGAGGTGACCCAAATCCGATCATTGTGGGACAAGCACCTTGAGTCGATGTCTGAGGACTACCATCGTGACCAGTCCAATCAGGCCGCAGTAGAGCAGATGGTCCTTCGAGACATTAGGGATCTGGTgcattccatgggaaaagatatTAGCATTTATGGCCTGCCAGATTTGGATCCGGTGGATGATGACTGTTCCAATGGAGATTGCAGAGAGATACAAGAGGAGCTGTCTGTCACTTTTGATAAAGAAGACATAAACATGTTTACAACTCTTAACAAAGAGCAGCGTGCTGGTTTTGATGACATCCTCTCTCATGTTGTCAACAAAAGAAGCCAGATTTTCTTTGTTGATGGTCCAGGTGGCACGGGAAAGACATATCTATACAAAGCACTCCTTGCAAAGGTCCGTTCCATGGGTCAAATAGCTATTGCTACAGCTACATCTGGCATAGCATCATCAATCATGCCTGGTGGGTGCACTGCCCATTCCAGGTTTAAAATTCCCATTAAGCTCATGGACAGCAGCACATGCAATTTCACCAAGCAGTGTGGTACAGCAAAGCTGCTCCGTAGGGCATCTTTAATAATCTGGGACGAAGTCGCCATGACGAAGCGCCAAACTGTTGAGGTTCTTGATAGGACCCTACAGGACATCATGGGATCTGCTTTGCCCTTTGGGGGGAAAGTCGTGGTGTTTGGAGGAGATTTTAGGCAGGTACTTCCCGTTGTAACACGTGGGACAAGAGCTCAAATAACTGATGCTACATTACAGAGGTCTTATTTGTGGGAGAAGATTAGGAAGATACGCCTTACGCGTAATATGAGGGCACAGACAGATCAGTGGTTCTCCAATTACCTACTGAGAATAGGCAATGGAACAGAAGAGACGATCGGCGGTGACTACGTGCATCTTCCAGATGACATTGTTATTCCTTACACTGCTACCGAAGAACCAGTGAACAATCTTATTGAACATGTATTCCCATCGCTTCATGAGAACGCCACATCTGGACCCTACATGAGTGCGCGTGCTATTCTTTCAACCAAGAATGAGCATGTCGACGATCTGAACAGGAAGTTGATTGGCCGATTTCCTGGTCAGGGAAAGGTATTTTATAGCTTTGACTCTGTCGAAGATGATCCAGGAAATAGTTACCCACTAGACTATCTTAACCACCTCACTCCCAATGGCCTGCCCCCGCATGAATTGAAACTCAAAGTCAACTGTCCCGTCATTCTTCTCCGGAATCTCGATCCGCACAATGGGTTGTGCAACAGAACAAGATTGATGATTAGAGCATTCCATGATAATGCAATCGATGCCGACATTGTAGGTGGACAACATGCTGGATACAGAGTCTTCATACCAAGGATCCCTATGTCGCCCTCGGAGGACCTTTCACTTCCTTTCAAGTTCAAGAGGAAACAGTTCCCCATCCGGTTGAGTTTTGCAATGACCATCAACAAAGCCCAGGGGCAAACCATTCCAAATGTTGGTATTTACCTCCCAGAGCCTGTATTCTCGCATGGCCAGCTATATGTCGCACTTTCAAGGGGTGTGTCGAGGTAG